A single genomic interval of Zunongwangia sp. HGR-M22 harbors:
- the ccoS gene encoding cbb3-type cytochrome oxidase assembly protein CcoS: MNIIYVLLSISVVVAIVFFIAFIISVKNGQYDDTYTPSVRMLFEDEVVEKKETSKITDK; encoded by the coding sequence ATGAACATCATCTATGTTTTGCTAAGTATTAGCGTAGTGGTAGCCATCGTATTTTTTATTGCCTTTATTATTTCAGTTAAAAACGGGCAATACGATGATACGTATACACCATCTGTAAGAATGCTTTTTGAAGATGAGGTTGTAGAAAAAAAGGAAACTTCTAAAATCACCGATAAATAA